The sequence ACGCGCTGATCACGCCGACCCTCGACGTCCCCGCCGCCGACGCCGTGCTCGCCACCCTCGCGACGGCCGACGATCCGGCAGCCCGGCTCGCCGGCTACCAGCCGCGTCACGCGGGCTACGCGGATCTGCGCGACGCGCTCGCGGCGCTGCGCGCGGCGGGCCAGACGCCGGAGCCGATGGTGCGCGTGCCTCCGGGCCGCGTGCTGAAGGTCGGCATGCGCGACGAGCGCGTGCCGCTGCTGCGCGCCCGCTTCGGCATGGAGCCGCCCGAGGCCGACGACGCGCGGGTCTACGACGTCGCCCTCGCCGGGGCGGTGGAGGACTTCCAGCGCGAGCACGGCCTCGCGGTGGACGGCATCGTCGGCAACCAGACCATCGCGGCGCTCGCCTCCGTCGATCCGGCGCGGCGCGAGGGCGACCTGATCGCCAACATGGAGCGCTGGCGCTGGCTCCCGCAGGAGCTCGGCGCGCGCGCCGTGTTCGTCAACGTCCCCGCCTACCGGATGGAGCTCCTCGACGACGGCGAGACCGTGCACGAGGCGCGCGTCATCGTCGGCAAGCCCGGGCAGGAGACGCCGATCTTCTCCGACGTGATGGAATACGTCGTCGTCTCGCCGACATGGACGGTGCCGCCGACCATCATGCGCAAGGAGTTCCTGCCGGGCCTGCGCGCCGACCCGAACTACGCCGCCGCCCGCGGCTTCGACGTGATCCAGAACGGCGGCAACATCACGGTTCGCCAGCCGCCGGGCCCGCGCAACGCGCTGGGGCACATCAAGTTCATGTTCCCCAACGGTCACCACGTCTACCTGCACGACACGCCGAGCCGCGGGTTGTTCAACACGCTGCGCCGCGCCTATTCCTACGGTTGCGTGCGCGTGGAGGACCCCTTCGAGCTCGCCGACTTCCTGCTCGCGGAGCAGGGCTGGCCGGAGGCGCGGTTGCGCGCCCTGATCGGCCCGCGCGAGCGCTACGTGCATCTCGACGAGCCGGTGCCGGTGCACCTCGCCTATTTCACGCTCGAGGCCGACGAGACCGGCCGGATCGTGCCGCACGAGGACATCTACGGCTTCGACACGCTCACCAGGGAGGCGCTCGGGCTCGATCCGTGACCGGCGATGTGGCCGTGAGGACACGGGCGTGGTGGAAAGAGGGCGGCGCCACCACTCTGCCGCATCGCCGCCGCAATCCACGCCTAGCCGGCGTACTGGCTTTCCCGGACCGGGCCACCTCGCTGGCTTGGTTCACGAGCCGTTAACGGCTTTGCTCGAAACATCTGGACGACGCGCCCCCGCCCGACGCATCTCCCGACAGCCACACGCGGTTTCCCCGAGCCGCCGAACCAGAGAGACGAGACGCTCTTGACCGTTCAGCGCCCCATCCGGCTCCGCAAGCGCCTGTCCAAGGGCCTTTTTCAGGGTCTCGCCTGCGCGCTCGTCGCCCTCGGCACGCTCGTCGCGGGCACCCAGGGAACCCAGGACGCCATCGCCAACGGCGACACCCGCACCCTTTCCGTCCGGCAGATGCATACCGGCGAGCGGCTGACGGTCACCTTCCGCCGCAACGGGCGCTACGACCGGGACGCGTTGAAGCAGCTCAACTGGATCATGCGCGACTGGCGGCGCGACGAGGCGCGCGAGATGGATCCGCGCCTCTACGACACGCTGTGGGAGGTGCACCGCTCGGCGCGCTCCAGCCAGCCGCTGCACGTGGTCTCCGCCTATCGCTCGCCGCGCACCAACGAGATGCTGCGCCAGCGCTCCCGCGGCGTGGCGCGCTCGAGCCAGCACATCGAGGGCAAGGCGACCGACTTCTACCTGCCCGACGTCTCGGCCTCCCGCCTGCGCGAGATCGGCATGCGCCTGCAGCGCGGCGGCGTGGGCTTTTACCCGCGCGCCAACACGCCCTTCGTCCACATCGACGTCGGCTCCGTGCGGCACTGGCCGCGCATGACGCGCTCGCAGCTCTCGAACCTGTTCCCGGACGGGAAGACGGTGCACCTGCCCTCCGACAACCGTCCGCTCGCCCGCTACGACCAGGCCCGTCGCGAGATCCTCGCGGCGGGCGGCGTCGTCGCCGGCGAGGCGGGTCGGCAGGTCGCCGGGCTCCGCACCGGCGGCACGCGCAGCCTGTGGAGCGCGCTGTTCGGCGACGACGAGGGCGAGGCGAACGCCGACGAGGCCTACGCCGCGCTTCCGACCAACGTCTCCGAGATCGACCAGCGCTATGCGCTGCTCCATCAGCCGAGCGCTCCCGCCCCCGCTCCGGTCGCGCAGCCCGAGCCGGCGCCGCGGGCCGTCGCCGCCGCACCGGCGCCCACGTCGGCGCCCGCGGCCGCTCCGACGCCGCCCGTCGCCATCGCCGCCGCCACGCCCGCGCCGCTGCCGCCGGCACGCCCGGCCGACGCGCCCGCGCCGTCGCAGGGCGAGCGCAGCGCCATCGCCGCCCTCGCCGAGGCTGCCGCGGAGACGGCGACCGAGGCCTCGTTCACGCCCGCGAGCGAGCAGACGACCGTCGTCGCCGCCCTCCCCGCTCCGCGACCGGCCGAGTTCGGCGGCGCCGGGACCGTGGCGCAGCTGCCGGCGCGCGAGGACGGTCCGCGCCTCGTCTGGACCGCCGGCCCCGACGGCCGCCCGGTCGGCGGCGAGACGGCGCCGGCCGAGGCCGCGCCCGTGCAGGTCGCGCTCGCCCCGGTTCCGCCGCCGCGCTTCGACCGCGCGCCCTCCGTCGTCGCCGCCGCTGCGGTTCCGCCCGCTTCGGCGCAGGCGCCGGCCGTCGCCGCCGCCTTCGCGCCGACGCCCCCGGTCCGCACCGCGTCCGCCGAGGCGCCCTTCGCCGCCGTCGCCAGCGCGCTCGGCCTGCGCAACGGCGCGCCGCCGACGCCGGCCACCACGGCGAGCGCCGAGCGGCGCCAGCGCAGCGCCGCCCCCGCCCTGCCGGAGACCGAGCGCGACGCGCTGCGCGCCCTCTTCGCCGCGCGCAGCCTCGCCCCCGTGGCGGCCCCGGCCCCGGCCGTGCGCGTCGCGTCGGCGAGCGTGCGGGCGGGTGGGCCGACAGGCCTCGTCGCCATCCCCGCCGCGGGCGTCGCGCTGGGCTTCAGCCGCGACGGCGCCGCTCTCCCCGCCAACGGCTTCCGCGCCGGCCCGGCCGTGCGTCGCCTCGCGACGGTCGACTGAGATCCACCACCGAGGTCCACGCATCGCGCAGGCCATCGGCCGGCGCGAGCCCCCGCGCGACCACGACTCGGCTCCGCGATTCTTCACAACTTGCGATGCGGTGAATGTCCGCTAAGTTGAATAAGCGTTGCTTAATCTCGAGATCGGCCGGCTCGCCGGCGCGCTCGACGTGTTCAAGACCAACGCCATCGAGATGGAGCGCCTGCGCGCGGCGCAGGAGGCCGAGCGCGCCGACGCCGACGCGCGCCGCCGCGCGAGCCTCGACGAGATCGCCGGGACGCTGGAGGAGGCCGTCGACCGCGCCGCGGCGGCCCTGGCGGAGGCCGCCCAGCAATCCGAGAGCGCGAGCGGGGCGCTCGCCTCCTCGGTGGAGGTCACCGCCGCCCGCTCCGCCTCGGCGGCGGAGGGCACCGAGGAGAGCCGCGCCGTCATGGCGAGCGTCGCCGCCGCCACCGAGGAGCTCGCCGCCTCGCTCGCCGAGGTCACGGGCCAAGTGCGGCGCGCCGCGGCGGTCTCCTCGGAGGCCTCGCGCACGGCGGAGCGCACGGGCGAGACCGTCTCCGAGCTCAGCCAGGCGGCGACGCGCATCGAGGGCGTGACGCGCCTCATCGCCGAGATCGCGGAGCAGACGAACCTGCTCGCGCTCAACGCCACCATCGAGGCCGCCCGCGCCGGCGCCGCCGGCAAGGGCTTCGCGGTGGTGGCGGCGGAGGTGAAGTCCCTCGCCGACCAGACGGCCAAGGCCACCGAGGAAATCTCGGCCCAGATCGCCGCCATCCAGGAGACGACGTCCCGCGCCGTCGGCGCGGTCGGCGAGATCGGCGTGGTGGTGCGCGAGATCGACACGATCTCCGCGGCCATCGCAGCCGCCGTCGACCAGCAGGCCGGCGCCACCGGCGAGATCGCCCACAAGGTCGCCTCCGCCGCCTCCGGCACCGACGCCGTCGCCGAGAACGTCGCCGCCATGTCCGCCGCGGCGGGCGAGGCGGGCGGCGCGGCGGTGGAGGCCCGCGAGGCCGCGAGCCGCATGCGCGCCCAGGCCGACGCCCTCGCCGCCCGGGTCGGCGATTTCGTCCGCCGCCTGCGCGCGGCCTGAGGGCGGGGAAGGGGCGCCCCCCGCGCGCCCTCTTCCGTCGCTCCCCCGGCGGCGTCCATCATGGCCTCTCGCGAATCCCACCCGAGAGGCCACACCCATGTCCAGCGCCCTGCCCCCGCTCCTCCCCCTCGTCTCCGACGCGGACGCCGCGCCCGCGGCGCGCGCGGTGTTCGACGACATCCGCGCCACCCGCAAGTCCGATTTCGTCAACAATTTCTGGCGGGCGCTGGCGCACGATCCCGAGCTGCTGCGGCGGACCTGGGAGGGGGTGAAGGCGGTGATGGCGCCCGGCGCCCTCGACCCGCTGACGAAGGAGCTGATCTACCTCGCCGTCTCCGCCACCAACGGGTGCGAATACTGCACCTACAGCCACACCGCCGCCGCCCGCGCCAAGGGCGCCGACGACGCCATGATCCTCGAGGCGCTCGCCGTCGCCGCCAAGGCCAACGAGACCAACCGTCTCGCCAACGGGCTGAGGGTGCCGGTGGACGAGGCGTTCCTGCCCCCTCCTTCCCTGTAGGGGAAGGTGGCGCCGCGCGAAGCGCGGTGACGGATGGGGCGCGCCGCAGGCGCGTTCCGCGGAGCGGAAGCCCGGCGGCGTCCGCTCCTGCCGGTGCGCTTCGGCTTCGCCGAACGCGTCGCTGCCGCGCCGCGCCCCATCCGTCTCGTCGCCTGCGGCGCCGATCCACCTTCCCCTACAGGGAAGGACGCCCCCTACCCCGCCCGCGCGGCGCGGCGACGCCGGCGCTCCGCGTCGTCGGCGAGCGCCTGGACGGCGATGGCGCGGATGTCGAGGGGCCGGCCGTCGCCATAGACCCCGCCGCCGGGCCGCGGCGGCGG comes from Salinarimonas sp. and encodes:
- a CDS encoding carboxymuconolactone decarboxylase family protein: MSSALPPLLPLVSDADAAPAARAVFDDIRATRKSDFVNNFWRALAHDPELLRRTWEGVKAVMAPGALDPLTKELIYLAVSATNGCEYCTYSHTAAARAKGADDAMILEALAVAAKANETNRLANGLRVPVDEAFLPPPSL
- a CDS encoding methyl-accepting chemotaxis protein — translated: MLNLEIGRLAGALDVFKTNAIEMERLRAAQEAERADADARRRASLDEIAGTLEEAVDRAAAALAEAAQQSESASGALASSVEVTAARSASAAEGTEESRAVMASVAAATEELAASLAEVTGQVRRAAAVSSEASRTAERTGETVSELSQAATRIEGVTRLIAEIAEQTNLLALNATIEAARAGAAGKGFAVVAAEVKSLADQTAKATEEISAQIAAIQETTSRAVGAVGEIGVVVREIDTISAAIAAAVDQQAGATGEIAHKVASAASGTDAVAENVAAMSAAAGEAGGAAVEAREAASRMRAQADALAARVGDFVRRLRAA
- a CDS encoding L,D-transpeptidase family protein, whose product is MTSQPIPLARLRRAAHACALLALVAGAPALAASPVDGAERLAALDAAAPPAMASEAELGLRPAAVVPAPAPDGERISPLDAMPEYRRYVPETGSIPEIPLPRTIGAEALVGPMLAGRLAGLAADDLALRHGAEDLAAFQAFYAARENAPLWLDLSNGAVAWTDAARALVAILRDAAAEGLDPAAYPVPALPAGPEIDAAAVAQAEIGLSAALVRYAQHARGGRLQPSRLHALITPTLDVPAADAVLATLATADDPAARLAGYQPRHAGYADLRDALAALRAAGQTPEPMVRVPPGRVLKVGMRDERVPLLRARFGMEPPEADDARVYDVALAGAVEDFQREHGLAVDGIVGNQTIAALASVDPARREGDLIANMERWRWLPQELGARAVFVNVPAYRMELLDDGETVHEARVIVGKPGQETPIFSDVMEYVVVSPTWTVPPTIMRKEFLPGLRADPNYAAARGFDVIQNGGNITVRQPPGPRNALGHIKFMFPNGHHVYLHDTPSRGLFNTLRRAYSYGCVRVEDPFELADFLLAEQGWPEARLRALIGPRERYVHLDEPVPVHLAYFTLEADETGRIVPHEDIYGFDTLTREALGLDP
- a CDS encoding DUF882 domain-containing protein, encoding MTVQRPIRLRKRLSKGLFQGLACALVALGTLVAGTQGTQDAIANGDTRTLSVRQMHTGERLTVTFRRNGRYDRDALKQLNWIMRDWRRDEAREMDPRLYDTLWEVHRSARSSQPLHVVSAYRSPRTNEMLRQRSRGVARSSQHIEGKATDFYLPDVSASRLREIGMRLQRGGVGFYPRANTPFVHIDVGSVRHWPRMTRSQLSNLFPDGKTVHLPSDNRPLARYDQARREILAAGGVVAGEAGRQVAGLRTGGTRSLWSALFGDDEGEANADEAYAALPTNVSEIDQRYALLHQPSAPAPAPVAQPEPAPRAVAAAPAPTSAPAAAPTPPVAIAAATPAPLPPARPADAPAPSQGERSAIAALAEAAAETATEASFTPASEQTTVVAALPAPRPAEFGGAGTVAQLPAREDGPRLVWTAGPDGRPVGGETAPAEAAPVQVALAPVPPPRFDRAPSVVAAAAVPPASAQAPAVAAAFAPTPPVRTASAEAPFAAVASALGLRNGAPPTPATTASAERRQRSAAPALPETERDALRALFAARSLAPVAAPAPAVRVASASVRAGGPTGLVAIPAAGVALGFSRDGAALPANGFRAGPAVRRLATVD